The DNA window AGCACGAGCGCGGTGGTCGCGGGATCGAGATCGAGTTCGGTCACGAGTCCCAACCTACAGCCGGCTAACGACATCCTGACGGGACCAACCTGTGATACCTCTCCATGGTGACCACCGAGCAGCTCATCGAACAGATCGCCAAGACCCGCGGCCTCACCCTCGGCCACCCCAAGTCGTTCACCATCTCCCCCGACGGCGCCCGCGTCGTGTTCCTCCGTTCGGACAGCGGCACGGACTCGCGCGCCAGCCTGCGGTCGTACGACGTCGCCACCGGCACCGAGCGCCTGGTCTTCACCGCCAGCGCCGACGCGGACGCCGACCTGCCGCCGGAGGAACGCGCTCGCCGGGAGCGCGCGCGGCAGTCGGGAGGCGGCGTGGTCAACTACGCAACCGATGCCGACGTCCGGCTCGCGGCGTTCGCACTGGGCGGCACGTTGTGGACCGCCGACCTCGTGGACGGGAACGGCGGCAACCCGCTGCCCGCCGCGGAAGGCGTGGTCGACCCGCGGCCCGACCCGACCGGCCGGCACGTCGCGTACGTCAGCCACGGCGCGCTCCGTGTGATCGGCGCCAACGGCGACGGGGACCGGGCGCTGCTCGAACCGGACGGCGAGGAGGTCACGTACGGGCTCGCCGAGCACGTCGCGGGCGAGTCGATGGACCGGTACCGCGGCTTCTGGTGGTCTCCCGACGGGCAGCGGCTGCTGGTCGCGCGCGTCGACACCGCGCCCGTACAACGCTGGTACATCGCCGACCCGGCCAACCCGGCGAAGCCGCCGCAGGTCATGGCGTACCCGGCCGCCGGCACTCCGAACGCCGACGTCTCGCTCCACCTCGTCGACCTGACCGGCGCTCGCGTCGAGGTCGGGTGGGACCGGGCGGCGTTCGAGTACGTCGTCGCGGTGACCTGGACAGGGACCGGTCTGCTGGTGCTCGTGCAGAGCCGCGACCAGCGCACGGTCCAGGTGCTGGCGGTGGATCCGGCGACCGGACAGACCGACCTCGTCCACGAGGACCACGACGACGCCTGGTGGGAGCTCGTCGGCGGCGCGCCGGCGCGCACGTCGAGCGGCGCGCTCGTGTGGACGAGGGACGCCGACGACACGAGGCGGCTCGTGATCGACGGTGAGCTGGTGACGCCGATCGGCTTGCATGTCAGGGAGATCTGCTCGGTCGACGGGGAGACGGTGCTGTTCGCGGCCTCGCCCGAGCAGCCGCAGACGCACCTCTATACCTACTCCGCGGCCGACGGCGTCCAGCAGGTCAGCGAGGGCGTCGGCGTCTTCACCGGGCAGCGGGCAGGCGGGACGACGGTGGTCGTCGAGCGAACGATGGACGGCGTGCGGACCTTGGTCGTACGCGACGGTTCGCCTGCCGCCGAGCTCGTCTCGCACGGCGCCAAGCCCGTGTTGACGCCGCGGGCCGAGCTGCTGTCGGTCGGCGAGCGCGGGCTGCCGGCGATGGTGTTCTGGCCGAGCTGGTACGAGCGCGGGTCCGGCAAGCTGCCGGTACTGCTCAGCCCGTACGCCGGTACCGGTGCCCAGCTCGTGGTCGCGGCACTGTCCCGGCATCACCTGACGTCGCAGTGGTTCGCCGAGCACGGGTTCGTCGTGGTCACGATCGACGGCCGCGGGACGCCCGGTCGTTCGCCGTCGTGGGAGAAGTCGATCTACGGCGACAAGATCAGCCATGCCGTGACCGACCAGGTCGACGGGCTGCACGCGGTGGCGGCGTTGTACCCCGACCTCGACCTGGACCGCGTCGGGGTCCGCGGCTGGTCGTACGGCGGCACGCTCGCGGCGGCGATGGTGCTGCGCCGGCCGGACGTGATCCACGCCGCGGTCGCGGGTGCGCCGGTGACCGACGCGCGGCTGTACGACACGCACTGGCAGGAGCGCTACCTCGGGCATCCGGAGCAGAACCCGGAGGCGTACGACCGTTCCTCGGTCATGCCCGACGCGGCACGGCTGTCCCGGCCGCTGATGTTGGTGCACGGGCTCGCGGACGACAACGTGGTCGCGGCGCACACGCTGCGGCTGTCGTCCGCGCTGCTGGCGGCCGGCAAGCCGCACGAGGTGCTGCCGCTCTCCGGCGTGACGCACATGGCCGGCGGCGCGCAGCACATGCTGCTGCAGGTGGAGTTCCTGCGCCGATCTTTAGGACTTACGGAAGAACAGCGTCCAGGCGACCGGTAGCGCGAACAGGCCGACGATGACCGCGGCGCCGCGGGCGTACCAGTTCGGGGTCAGCAGCCAGGTGAGGACCTGCGCGACGAGGAAGATCGCGATCAGCAGGCCCGCGCGGCGTCTGCGCTTGTCGGCGAGCCGGCCCTGCTGGACGCTCCACTTGGTGCGCCTCGGCAGGGCGTCGCGAACGGCCTTCACGGTCTGCTGACGCTTGCGGCGCCTGGCGACCTGGCGTTCGCGTTTCGCGGCCGCGATCGCCTGCAGGCGTTCGCGTTCCTCTCGGCGGCGTTGACGTTCCTTGCTCATGGCAGGTCCACCGTGATCGTCTCGTGGGCGAGGAACGTCAACACCCGTTCGGCTTCGGCACGCAACGGTGCCCGCTGGTTGCGCGGAATCGTGTCGAACGGGTGCAGCGCGAGCCGATCGCGCTCGATCGTCCAGGTGCCGGCGACGCGGCCGTGCAGCAGGAACGTGTTGACCGCGCGGCGGCGATCGTACGGTGCGTCGGTCTCGATGAACCGGGAGCGGTCGTCGTGCGCGTACAACAGGTTGTCGAGCGCCGGCAGCAGCCGCGGCGGCGCTTTGATGCTCTTGTCGGGGAGCGGGGCGCGAGGCACGTCGAAGTACTCCCGTCCGACGGTGTCGTGCAGAATGCGCAAGCGGGGTTGGAGCTTCTCGAGAACCTCGCGGAGTCCGGTGAGGCCGGACCAGTACTGCAGGTCCTTCCAGGTGGCGGGGCCGAACGCGGCGAGATAGCGGAGCACGAGGCTGCGCAGCCCTTCGTCAGCCGGCCCGAGCGGGCGCTTGAGCCAGGTCTCGGCGAGCTGGTACGCCGGCGCCTCGCTACTC is part of the Tenggerimyces flavus genome and encodes:
- a CDS encoding winged helix DNA-binding domain-containing protein, which gives rise to MAGPILTSEQLGRATLARQLLLERRPTPVKRAVARLAGVNAQGTEQPYLSLLARVDCFQPGTVVRLLRRRELVRATGIRGTLHLHTADDFLAWRRALAPVIERVARNDNSRDFQTLDLDALLAAARQLFDERPRTRAEWIEELAPFAEQARRKDSVGLVVRAFLPLVQLPPAGEWGSSEAPAYQLAETWLKRPLGPADEGLRSLVLRYLAAFGPATWKDLQYWSGLTGLREVLEKLQPRLRILHDTVGREYFDVPRAPLPDKSIKAPPRLLPALDNLLYAHDDRSRFIETDAPYDRRRAVNTFLLHGRVAGTWTIERDRLALHPFDTIPRNQRAPLRAEAERVLTFLAHETITVDLP
- a CDS encoding S9 family peptidase; protein product: MVTTEQLIEQIAKTRGLTLGHPKSFTISPDGARVVFLRSDSGTDSRASLRSYDVATGTERLVFTASADADADLPPEERARRERARQSGGGVVNYATDADVRLAAFALGGTLWTADLVDGNGGNPLPAAEGVVDPRPDPTGRHVAYVSHGALRVIGANGDGDRALLEPDGEEVTYGLAEHVAGESMDRYRGFWWSPDGQRLLVARVDTAPVQRWYIADPANPAKPPQVMAYPAAGTPNADVSLHLVDLTGARVEVGWDRAAFEYVVAVTWTGTGLLVLVQSRDQRTVQVLAVDPATGQTDLVHEDHDDAWWELVGGAPARTSSGALVWTRDADDTRRLVIDGELVTPIGLHVREICSVDGETVLFAASPEQPQTHLYTYSAADGVQQVSEGVGVFTGQRAGGTTVVVERTMDGVRTLVVRDGSPAAELVSHGAKPVLTPRAELLSVGERGLPAMVFWPSWYERGSGKLPVLLSPYAGTGAQLVVAALSRHHLTSQWFAEHGFVVVTIDGRGTPGRSPSWEKSIYGDKISHAVTDQVDGLHAVAALYPDLDLDRVGVRGWSYGGTLAAAMVLRRPDVIHAAVAGAPVTDARLYDTHWQERYLGHPEQNPEAYDRSSVMPDAARLSRPLMLVHGLADDNVVAAHTLRLSSALLAAGKPHEVLPLSGVTHMAGGAQHMLLQVEFLRRSLGLTEEQRPGDR